Proteins found in one Gordonia sp. PDNC005 genomic segment:
- a CDS encoding GntR family transcriptional regulator, with the protein MSRPSMPRRQITEVVADDLRIQIMTGRLRSGDFVRLDETAIAYGCSVTPVREALVTLRGEGLVRSSRHRGFIVEALTRRDVTDIFWIQAELSARLATQAADSDDIPDLLPELTAIVDDIEAAVKAGAPDDVIAGEFTFHRTINIMADSKKVAWFLTAASRYSPYDVYVHDHAWGESAVASHRRLITLLADRDKDGIADEIRTQFGNARDRLVEHLESVGFWTASSSA; encoded by the coding sequence ATGTCCCGCCCCAGCATGCCGCGACGACAGATAACGGAGGTCGTCGCTGACGACCTGCGGATCCAGATCATGACCGGCCGCCTGCGCTCCGGCGATTTTGTCCGGCTCGACGAGACCGCAATCGCCTACGGATGCAGCGTCACGCCGGTCCGTGAGGCTCTCGTGACCCTGCGCGGGGAGGGGCTCGTGCGATCCTCGCGACATCGCGGTTTCATCGTTGAGGCGCTGACCAGGCGAGACGTCACGGACATCTTCTGGATTCAGGCGGAACTGTCGGCTCGTCTGGCAACGCAGGCAGCCGACTCCGACGACATCCCCGACCTCCTCCCCGAACTGACGGCGATCGTCGACGACATCGAGGCCGCGGTCAAGGCCGGCGCGCCCGACGATGTGATCGCCGGCGAATTCACCTTCCATCGAACCATCAACATCATGGCCGACAGCAAGAAGGTCGCGTGGTTCCTGACCGCCGCCAGCCGTTACAGCCCGTACGACGTGTACGTGCACGACCATGCGTGGGGCGAGAGCGCCGTCGCCAGCCACCGCCGCCTGATCACCCTGCTGGCAGACCGCGACAAGGACGGCATCGCCGACGAGATCCGCACCCAGTTCGGCAACGCTCGCGACCGGCTGGTGGAGCATCTGGAATCCGTCGGATTCTGGACTGCCTCCTCGAGTGCGTAG
- a CDS encoding DUF2252 domain-containing protein translates to MNLWQGEQAFFSRPNKIVSIDGAAQRKVVGRKSLGDWKPETRGHDALATILAQNTIRDQRLLPLRHGRMAATPWTYYRGAAAVMAADLASAPNTGITVQLCGDAHVLNFGLWKTPERNLAFDLRDFDETLPGPFEWDVKRFLASLVILARANGVEEHAKAAVAAGFAGYRDWIARYSTWPEIDIWYDSVSTEQLLDYATDDDDHKLDKLIEKRAEKRSSRGAFRKLTDVVDGVQRITEDPPYRTHALRDHLAELESIITQYQKSVPDHISSLWSRFDLVDAVQQVVGVGSVGMRVFLTLSEERRTGDPMFLQVKQAAPSVYEQFLGESPYDNHGSRVIHGQRMIQSATDMFVGWTSIGDDTDQRMDFYVRQFRDGKVIPKGEMIAPRLSQFATACGHVLARAHARSGDVQAIHDYLGSSDKAADSFGRFAFAYADQNDRDHAQLAKAVDDGTVDAVEGWPGQ, encoded by the coding sequence ATGAACCTCTGGCAGGGCGAGCAGGCATTCTTCTCGCGTCCCAACAAGATCGTCAGCATTGATGGTGCAGCGCAGCGCAAGGTGGTCGGACGAAAGTCGCTCGGCGACTGGAAGCCCGAAACGCGTGGGCACGACGCGCTCGCAACAATATTGGCGCAGAACACGATTCGCGATCAGCGGCTCTTACCGCTCCGCCACGGCCGAATGGCCGCGACCCCGTGGACCTACTATCGCGGCGCCGCGGCCGTGATGGCCGCCGACCTCGCATCGGCGCCGAACACCGGCATCACTGTTCAACTGTGCGGCGACGCGCACGTCCTCAATTTCGGCCTGTGGAAGACGCCCGAGCGGAACCTGGCATTCGACCTGCGCGACTTCGACGAGACGCTCCCCGGCCCGTTCGAATGGGACGTCAAGCGTTTCCTCGCCAGTCTGGTGATCCTCGCTCGAGCAAACGGCGTCGAGGAGCATGCGAAGGCGGCCGTCGCGGCGGGGTTCGCCGGCTACCGGGACTGGATCGCGCGCTATTCGACGTGGCCCGAGATCGACATCTGGTACGACAGCGTCAGCACCGAACAACTCCTCGACTACGCGACCGACGACGACGACCACAAGCTCGACAAGCTGATCGAGAAGCGCGCCGAGAAGCGCTCGAGCCGTGGCGCGTTCCGCAAGCTGACCGACGTCGTCGACGGCGTCCAGCGCATCACCGAGGACCCGCCGTACCGAACGCACGCCCTCAGGGATCACTTGGCGGAGCTCGAATCGATCATCACCCAGTACCAGAAGTCTGTGCCCGACCACATCTCATCGTTGTGGTCGCGTTTCGACCTCGTCGACGCGGTACAGCAGGTGGTGGGGGTCGGCAGCGTGGGCATGCGCGTGTTCCTCACCTTGAGCGAGGAGCGACGCACCGGCGACCCGATGTTCCTGCAGGTCAAGCAGGCCGCGCCCTCAGTGTATGAGCAGTTCCTCGGGGAGAGCCCGTACGACAATCACGGCTCTCGGGTGATCCACGGGCAGCGCATGATCCAGAGCGCGACAGACATGTTCGTCGGGTGGACGTCGATCGGCGACGACACCGACCAGCGAATGGACTTCTACGTCCGTCAGTTCCGCGACGGCAAGGTGATTCCTAAGGGCGAGATGATCGCGCCTCGCCTGTCACAGTTCGCGACCGCGTGCGGCCACGTGCTCGCCCGCGCCCACGCGCGCAGCGGTGACGTCCAGGCCATCCACGATTACCTCGGCAGTTCCGACAAGGCCGCTGACTCCTTCGGAAGGTTCGCGTTCGCCTACGCAGATCAGAACGACCGCGATCACGCCCAACTCGCGAAGGCGGTCGACGACGGCACCGTCGACGCAGTGGAGGGTTGGCCGGGACAGTAG
- a CDS encoding TetR/AcrR family transcriptional regulator, with protein MADLAKGVPTRTRTVASIMSAGWELFASKGFHATSIDQICSAAALSRGTFYLHFKNKEALFLALFEQHAEREVARIESAVTSTAGDVDAALLSTLESLFANSQESRQWAMVSTEFTLAAARDPALAERLTAFEDALATRLESALAPVLERSGAEADRAALLPTFIVALHEGLMLQQVVTGDRSLTRAVLTEFLPQALGPRQ; from the coding sequence GTGGCCGACTTGGCCAAGGGCGTACCGACCCGCACCCGCACTGTCGCGTCGATCATGAGCGCAGGCTGGGAACTGTTCGCGAGCAAAGGGTTTCACGCCACGTCGATCGACCAGATCTGTTCGGCCGCGGCACTGTCGCGAGGTACGTTCTACCTCCATTTCAAGAACAAGGAGGCCCTGTTTCTGGCCTTGTTCGAACAGCACGCGGAACGCGAGGTCGCGCGGATCGAGAGTGCTGTCACCAGCACCGCAGGCGATGTGGACGCCGCGCTCCTCTCGACGCTCGAGTCGCTCTTCGCCAACAGTCAGGAGTCGCGCCAGTGGGCGATGGTGTCGACCGAGTTCACCCTCGCCGCAGCCCGCGACCCGGCGCTGGCCGAGCGACTTACCGCCTTCGAGGACGCATTGGCCACTCGCCTGGAATCGGCCCTGGCACCCGTCCTCGAGCGATCAGGCGCCGAAGCCGATCGCGCGGCACTCCTGCCGACATTCATCGTCGCGCTTCACGAAGGACTCATGCTGCAGCAGGTCGTCACCGGCGATCGATCACTGACGCGCGCAGTCCTCACCGAGTTTCTGCCGCAGGCCCTCGGTCCGCGGCAGTGA
- a CDS encoding NUDIX domain-containing protein, whose protein sequence is MHFTEYHTRLASYVLLIDGEQILLSRFRGTATQAPCWTMPGGGVEFNESLHDAAVREVYEETGYRIELGAMLEADHFTVPGSATRGPVRLQRFVFAGAITGGVLGTTEVDGTTERAVWMSISEVRALEASDRADVVDLALAHVVASSA, encoded by the coding sequence ATGCACTTCACCGAGTACCACACTCGCCTGGCGTCGTATGTCCTTCTCATTGACGGTGAACAGATTCTCCTGTCCCGGTTTCGGGGCACGGCGACTCAGGCTCCGTGTTGGACGATGCCCGGCGGTGGAGTCGAGTTCAACGAGTCGCTGCACGATGCGGCGGTTCGGGAGGTCTACGAGGAGACCGGATACCGCATCGAGCTTGGCGCGATGCTCGAGGCCGACCACTTCACAGTGCCGGGCTCGGCGACGAGAGGGCCGGTCCGACTGCAGCGGTTCGTGTTCGCGGGAGCGATCACCGGCGGTGTCCTCGGCACCACGGAAGTCGACGGAACCACAGAACGCGCTGTGTGGATGTCGATCTCTGAGGTGCGGGCCCTTGAGGCGTCAGATCGTGCGGACGTCGTCGACCTCGCGCTTGCGCACGTCGTCGCGTCGTCTGCCTAG
- a CDS encoding cupin domain-containing protein, with product MAHLTTTNARRFDVHGVEFTSFVSSSSGSTSLAAWRADFRPRTPGHTHTMTREEVLYVVDGVLDLEINDESFAAVQGDAVLVPAGAIFRVSNNSEKAASAWVTTTLGMTATMLDSGAVLAPPWAQ from the coding sequence ATGGCACACCTGACCACCACCAATGCTCGACGCTTCGACGTGCACGGAGTCGAATTCACGTCGTTCGTGTCTAGCTCGAGCGGATCGACATCTCTTGCGGCGTGGCGTGCCGACTTCCGCCCGCGTACGCCGGGCCACACCCACACGATGACCCGTGAGGAAGTCCTGTACGTCGTCGACGGCGTACTCGATCTGGAAATCAACGACGAGAGCTTCGCCGCGGTCCAGGGCGACGCAGTCCTGGTACCTGCAGGGGCGATCTTTCGTGTGAGTAACAATTCCGAGAAGGCTGCCAGTGCGTGGGTGACGACGACCCTTGGGATGACCGCGACGATGCTCGACTCTGGGGCCGTCCTTGCCCCGCCCTGGGCCCAGTGA
- a CDS encoding MarR family transcriptional regulator, with amino-acid sequence MFDQNRETALRQAIEDLYFGYRAFTALPDEILAASGLGRTHHRVLYFVCRRPGMSIGELVTLLDVTKQALHRPIKDLEERGLVVNAADPDDRRVRRLAATDAGSDLERRLTHTQMVMLDEVFADGDGDWYSVTRRMAKLSREKR; translated from the coding sequence GTGTTTGACCAAAATCGTGAGACGGCGCTTCGCCAGGCGATCGAAGACCTGTACTTCGGCTATCGTGCGTTCACCGCACTCCCGGACGAGATTCTGGCGGCATCCGGGCTGGGCCGTACGCACCACCGAGTCCTCTACTTCGTATGCCGCCGCCCCGGCATGTCCATCGGGGAACTGGTGACCCTTCTCGACGTGACCAAGCAGGCTCTACACCGGCCGATCAAAGACCTCGAGGAGCGCGGCCTCGTGGTCAATGCCGCGGATCCCGACGATCGACGGGTGCGCCGACTCGCCGCGACGGACGCGGGCTCCGACCTCGAGCGACGTCTCACGCACACACAGATGGTGATGCTCGACGAGGTCTTCGCCGACGGAGACGGCGACTGGTACTCCGTGACGCGCAGAATGGCGAAACTGTCGCGCGAGAAGAGGTGA
- a CDS encoding PLP-dependent aminotransferase family protein: protein MPTFSDRIDDLRPSPIRTVLSVVDRPGMVSFAGGLPATAVLPDWSGTVGPETLQYGASEGEPALRRAVADHLRTLGVDTTADRVIILSGSQQGIDLVAKLMVDAGSITAVDDPTYLAALQVLRLYGADFTGLDDAGLAEASLAYVVPTFANPTGACASAHERDRIARICSEGGTVLFEDDPYRELAYADVDRTPIVARMHGASWIYQGSFSKTFAPGLRLGFMTASPDLFDRLVMLKQAVDLHSSRLSQQIVLEAMTDSGWQERLDSLVAFYCDRRDRFDGLLHTHFADLADWTSPPGGLFFWLRLREPIDTRGLLDEAVDRGVAFMPGEEFYAGPPTLGTMRLNFSHADHDDADRGLRILADLVAEHFDQRGS from the coding sequence ATGCCGACGTTCTCCGATCGTATCGACGACCTCCGTCCGTCCCCCATCCGAACCGTCTTGAGTGTTGTCGATCGTCCCGGCATGGTGTCATTCGCAGGCGGGCTGCCCGCGACCGCAGTGCTCCCCGACTGGTCCGGCACCGTCGGCCCGGAGACGCTTCAGTATGGCGCCAGCGAGGGCGAACCCGCGTTGCGACGCGCAGTCGCCGACCACCTCCGCACCCTCGGTGTCGACACGACTGCCGATCGGGTGATCATCCTCAGCGGCAGCCAACAGGGTATCGACCTCGTCGCAAAACTGATGGTCGACGCGGGGTCGATCACCGCTGTCGACGACCCGACGTATCTCGCCGCCCTACAGGTCCTTCGCCTGTACGGCGCCGATTTCACCGGCTTGGACGACGCAGGCCTCGCCGAAGCGTCGTTGGCGTACGTCGTCCCCACTTTCGCCAACCCGACCGGAGCGTGCGCGTCGGCTCACGAGCGCGATCGCATCGCCCGCATCTGCAGTGAAGGCGGGACCGTCCTGTTCGAAGACGACCCCTACCGTGAACTGGCGTACGCCGACGTCGACCGCACACCGATCGTCGCGCGAATGCACGGCGCCTCCTGGATCTACCAGGGTTCGTTCTCCAAGACCTTCGCCCCGGGCCTACGGCTCGGCTTCATGACCGCGTCACCAGATCTGTTCGATCGTTTGGTCATGCTCAAGCAGGCCGTCGACCTCCACAGTTCGCGCTTGTCCCAGCAGATCGTGCTCGAAGCGATGACCGACTCCGGCTGGCAGGAGCGTCTGGACTCTCTCGTCGCGTTCTATTGCGACCGACGCGACCGGTTCGACGGGCTGCTCCACACGCACTTCGCCGACCTCGCCGACTGGACGAGCCCGCCGGGCGGGCTGTTCTTCTGGCTCCGACTGCGCGAGCCGATCGACACGCGCGGACTACTCGACGAGGCCGTCGACCGTGGCGTGGCATTCATGCCCGGCGAGGAGTTCTACGCGGGTCCGCCAACGTTGGGCACCATGCGCTTGAACTTCAGCCACGCCGACCACGACGACGCCGACCGCGGCCTTCGGATCCTCGCCGACTTGGTCGCCGAACACTTCGATCAGCGAGGTTCGTGA
- the pth gene encoding aminoacyl-tRNA hydrolase: MKLIVGLGNPGPSYEKTRHNIGAMVADSLVFSYGEKYSVHKRSGAETATVRIGGEPVLVAKARAYMNVTGRQIGPLAAYYSVAPADLIVLHDELDIDFGQVRLKQGGGEGGHNGLRSITAAVGTRDYLRVRLGIGRPPGRQDPADFVLKPFPSAAKNDVELLIANGVDAAELLVQNGLEGAQNTVHAW, translated from the coding sequence GTGAAACTGATCGTCGGACTGGGTAACCCCGGTCCCTCCTACGAGAAGACCAGGCACAACATCGGCGCAATGGTCGCCGACAGCCTGGTCTTCTCGTATGGAGAGAAGTACTCCGTTCACAAACGGTCCGGCGCCGAGACGGCAACCGTCCGCATCGGCGGCGAACCCGTCCTCGTTGCGAAAGCACGGGCATACATGAACGTGACGGGCCGCCAGATCGGCCCGCTCGCCGCCTACTATTCGGTGGCCCCCGCCGACCTCATCGTCTTGCACGACGAGTTGGACATCGACTTCGGTCAGGTCCGGCTCAAACAGGGCGGCGGCGAAGGCGGCCACAACGGACTCCGGTCCATCACCGCAGCCGTCGGTACGCGTGACTATCTCCGCGTTCGTCTCGGCATCGGTCGTCCTCCCGGCCGCCAAGATCCGGCTGACTTCGTGCTCAAGCCCTTCCCGTCGGCGGCGAAGAACGACGTGGAACTCCTCATCGCCAACGGTGTCGACGCGGCGGAGCTGCTTGTCCAGAACGGACTCGAAGGGGCGCAGAACACCGTCCACGCATGGTGA
- the arsC gene encoding arsenate reductase (glutaredoxin) (This arsenate reductase requires both glutathione and glutaredoxin to convert arsenate to arsenite, after which the efflux transporter formed by ArsA and ArsB can extrude the arsenite from the cell, providing resistance.): protein MDATIYHNPRCSTSRKTLDKLTEAGVEVTVVKYLTEGWTREQLQKLFHDAGLTPGQAVRKRESLYTELGLADASDEEILDAMVTNPVLVERPFVVTDKGTRLARPLQNVDEIL, encoded by the coding sequence GTGGACGCAACGATCTATCACAATCCCCGCTGCTCGACGTCGCGGAAGACTCTCGACAAGCTCACCGAAGCCGGCGTCGAGGTGACCGTCGTCAAGTACCTCACCGAGGGTTGGACCCGAGAGCAGTTGCAGAAACTCTTCCACGACGCCGGACTGACTCCGGGGCAGGCTGTCCGCAAGCGGGAGTCGCTGTACACCGAACTCGGGCTCGCCGACGCCTCCGACGAGGAGATCCTCGACGCGATGGTCACCAATCCGGTCCTGGTGGAGCGCCCTTTCGTGGTCACCGACAAGGGCACCCGCCTGGCCCGCCCGTTGCAGAACGTCGACGAGATCCTCTGA
- a CDS encoding 50S ribosomal protein L25/general stress protein Ctc gives MSNTSKLSASVRTGKGKGDARRARREGQVPAVLYGHGTTPQHLLLPARDLAAILRNNGLNAIVDLDIEGASQLALTKQVDVHALRNYIEHVDLVVVKRGEKVTVEVSIAVEGDAVSGTLVVQDASVVEIEAEALHIPEQIVVSVEGLGAGSAITAADLDLPEGSILVSDPGTLIVAVNEPKGSSSDDADAEGDAEEAAAE, from the coding sequence ATGTCCAACACCTCGAAGCTGTCTGCTTCCGTCCGTACCGGCAAGGGCAAGGGCGACGCCCGCCGCGCCCGCCGCGAAGGCCAGGTCCCCGCCGTTCTCTATGGCCACGGCACCACCCCGCAGCACCTGCTTCTGCCGGCACGCGACCTCGCCGCCATCCTGCGTAACAACGGTCTCAACGCCATCGTCGACCTGGACATCGAGGGCGCGAGCCAGCTCGCACTCACCAAGCAGGTCGACGTCCACGCACTGCGCAACTACATCGAGCACGTCGACCTGGTCGTCGTGAAGCGCGGCGAGAAGGTCACCGTCGAGGTCTCCATCGCCGTCGAGGGTGACGCCGTCTCCGGCACCCTGGTGGTTCAGGACGCCAGCGTCGTCGAGATCGAGGCAGAGGCTCTGCACATCCCCGAGCAGATCGTCGTCTCGGTCGAGGGCCTCGGTGCGGGTTCGGCCATCACCGCCGCCGACCTCGACCTTCCCGAGGGCAGCATCCTGGTCTCGGACCCGGGCACCCTGATCGTCGCCGTCAACGAGCCCAAGGGCTCCAGCTCGGACGACGCAGACGCCGAGGGCGACGCAGAAGAAGCAGCCGCAGAGTAG
- the glmU gene encoding bifunctional UDP-N-acetylglucosamine diphosphorylase/glucosamine-1-phosphate N-acetyltransferase GlmU, whose translation MSSLPATTGIAVVVLAAGAGTRMKSKTPKILHRIGGRSLVGHAMHGANGISPDALVGVVSHERARVIAEIDSVAGELGRDILIAEQDLPRGTGDAARVGLNALPDFHGTVLVTVADAPLLDAATLGALVDAHTAGDGAAVTLTSFVVADPTGYGRIVRDPDGAVTAIVEHKDASHAELAITEVNAGIYAFDADVLRTALAGLSTDNAQGEFYLTDVVEIARDAGRVVRAHVVDDPSVVAGCNDRAQLADLGAELNRRTVRRHMLAGVTVVDPATTWIDVDVVLGQDVHIEPGTQLRGRCVIADDAVIGPDTTLTDVVVGQGASVIRTHGSGAIIGAGADIGPFAYLRPGTDLGDSGKIGAFVETKNAQIGTGTKIPHLTYVGDAEIGDYTNIGASSVFVNYDGVHKHKTIVGSHCRTGSDNMFVAPLTIGDGVYTGAGTVLRGDVPAGALAVSAGSQRIIEDWVPTKRPGTAAADAAVRAKNDLDQENKS comes from the coding sequence ATGAGCAGTCTGCCCGCGACAACGGGAATCGCGGTCGTCGTCCTGGCCGCCGGAGCCGGCACCCGGATGAAGTCGAAGACCCCCAAGATTCTGCACCGCATCGGCGGACGGTCCCTCGTCGGACACGCCATGCACGGCGCGAACGGGATCTCACCCGATGCCCTGGTCGGCGTCGTCAGTCATGAACGAGCGCGTGTGATCGCCGAGATCGACTCCGTCGCAGGAGAGCTGGGACGCGACATCCTCATCGCCGAACAGGATCTGCCGCGCGGAACCGGCGACGCCGCACGAGTCGGCCTCAACGCGCTGCCCGACTTCCACGGCACCGTCCTGGTCACCGTCGCCGACGCTCCCCTGCTGGATGCGGCGACCCTCGGAGCACTCGTCGACGCACACACCGCAGGAGACGGTGCGGCCGTCACCTTGACGAGCTTCGTGGTCGCCGATCCGACCGGGTACGGACGGATCGTGCGCGACCCCGACGGCGCGGTGACCGCGATCGTCGAGCACAAGGACGCGTCTCACGCCGAGCTGGCGATCACCGAGGTCAACGCGGGCATCTACGCATTCGACGCCGACGTCCTCCGCACCGCGCTCGCCGGTCTGTCGACTGACAACGCGCAGGGCGAGTTCTACCTGACCGACGTCGTCGAGATAGCCCGTGACGCCGGACGTGTGGTCCGCGCACACGTCGTCGACGATCCGTCCGTCGTCGCAGGCTGCAACGACCGCGCACAGCTCGCCGACCTCGGAGCCGAACTCAATCGACGGACCGTCCGACGCCACATGCTCGCAGGCGTCACCGTCGTCGATCCGGCGACGACCTGGATCGACGTCGACGTAGTGCTCGGCCAGGATGTGCACATCGAGCCCGGCACCCAGCTCCGCGGCCGATGTGTGATCGCGGACGACGCCGTCATCGGCCCGGACACCACCCTGACCGACGTCGTCGTCGGACAGGGAGCCTCAGTGATCCGCACGCACGGGTCCGGTGCGATCATCGGCGCAGGCGCCGACATCGGCCCGTTCGCCTACCTGCGGCCAGGCACCGACCTCGGCGACTCCGGGAAGATCGGCGCGTTCGTCGAGACCAAGAACGCGCAGATCGGCACCGGCACCAAGATCCCGCATCTCACCTACGTCGGCGACGCCGAGATCGGCGATTACACGAACATCGGCGCATCGAGCGTCTTCGTGAACTACGACGGCGTGCACAAGCACAAGACGATCGTCGGCTCCCATTGCCGGACCGGCTCGGACAACATGTTCGTGGCACCGCTCACGATCGGTGACGGTGTGTACACAGGTGCGGGTACCGTGCTCCGAGGGGATGTGCCTGCGGGTGCACTCGCGGTGTCAGCTGGATCACAGCGCATCATTGAAGACTGGGTGCCCACCAAGCGCCCCGGAACGGCGGCTGCAGACGCGGCCGTCCGCGCCAAGAACGACCTCGATCAGGAGAATAAGAGCTAG
- a CDS encoding MarR family transcriptional regulator translates to MISDDSAAPFLLMRAFRSLVDAVHQHLADHGFSGVRTTHGFALQAIGTGCTSVDLASRLGVTKQAATKTAQSLESLGLIERRQNEHDRRERIITVSPRGHRLLEISADRFRHEIGQWRAAAGDDAVTITLATLTFIGADGRPDTDLSDWE, encoded by the coding sequence GTGATCTCCGACGACTCCGCGGCCCCATTCCTACTGATGCGAGCCTTCCGCAGCCTCGTCGACGCCGTTCACCAACATCTCGCCGACCACGGCTTCTCCGGCGTCCGCACCACCCATGGTTTCGCCCTGCAAGCGATCGGCACCGGATGCACCAGCGTCGATCTCGCGTCACGACTCGGAGTAACCAAACAAGCTGCGACGAAGACCGCACAGTCATTGGAATCACTCGGACTCATCGAGCGACGGCAGAACGAACACGATCGCCGCGAACGCATCATCACTGTCAGTCCCCGAGGCCACCGACTGCTCGAGATCTCGGCCGACCGATTCCGACACGAGATCGGTCAGTGGCGAGCGGCCGCTGGAGACGACGCCGTCACGATCACGCTCGCAACCTTGACGTTCATCGGCGCCGACGGACGCCCAGACACCGATCTGTCCGACTGGGAGTGA
- a CDS encoding ribose-phosphate diphosphokinase gives MTWTTDNQKNLMLFAGRAHPELAQAVSDALGVPVTPQTARDFANGEIFVRFEDSVRGSDAFVLQSCPYPMNQWIMETLIMIDALKRGSAKRITAILPFYPYARQDKKHRGREPISARLIADLFKTAGADRIITVDLHTDQIQGFFDGPVDHMHAQGQLAEYVRNNYGTENICVVSPDAGRVKVGEKWADSLDGAPMAFVHKTRDPDVPNQIKSNRVVGDVAGKTCVLIDDMIDTGGTIAGAVNVLKEAGAGDVIIATTHGVFSHPAAERLANCGAREVIATDTLPIPEDKQFENLTVLSIAPLLAQTIREVFENGSVTSLFNGVA, from the coding sequence ATGACTTGGACCACCGACAACCAGAAGAATCTGATGCTGTTCGCCGGTCGGGCGCACCCCGAGCTGGCGCAGGCGGTCTCCGACGCCCTCGGCGTCCCGGTCACGCCCCAGACTGCTCGCGACTTCGCCAACGGCGAGATCTTCGTCCGCTTCGAGGACTCGGTCCGCGGCAGCGACGCATTCGTCCTGCAGAGCTGCCCGTACCCCATGAATCAGTGGATCATGGAGACGCTCATCATGATCGACGCACTCAAGCGCGGGTCTGCCAAGCGCATCACTGCGATTCTGCCGTTCTACCCGTACGCCCGCCAGGACAAGAAGCACCGCGGCCGCGAGCCGATCTCCGCGCGCCTCATCGCCGACCTGTTCAAGACCGCGGGCGCCGACCGCATCATCACGGTCGATCTGCACACCGACCAGATCCAGGGTTTCTTCGACGGCCCGGTCGATCACATGCACGCTCAGGGCCAGCTCGCCGAGTACGTGCGCAACAATTACGGCACCGAGAACATCTGCGTCGTGTCGCCCGACGCCGGCCGCGTGAAGGTCGGCGAGAAGTGGGCCGACTCGCTCGACGGCGCGCCGATGGCGTTCGTCCACAAGACGCGTGACCCCGATGTGCCGAACCAGATCAAGTCGAACCGCGTGGTCGGCGACGTCGCGGGCAAGACCTGCGTCCTGATCGACGACATGATCGACACCGGCGGCACCATCGCAGGCGCCGTCAACGTCCTGAAGGAGGCCGGTGCGGGCGACGTCATCATCGCCACCACGCACGGCGTGTTCTCGCACCCGGCTGCTGAGCGTCTCGCCAACTGCGGCGCACGCGAAGTGATCGCCACCGACACCCTGCCGATCCCCGAGGACAAGCAGTTCGAGAACCTCACCGTGCTGTCGATCGCACCGCTGCTCGCCCAGACCATCCGCGAGGTCTTCGAGAACGGCTCGGTCACCAGCCTGTTCAACGGCGTCGCATAA
- a CDS encoding limonene-1,2-epoxide hydrolase family protein — protein MTSQNPADLVRHFLTALARGDVDSALADVHDEIVYTNVSLPTVRGMRRFAPVMRKLNSPGIGFDVEFLSVAADDAVVLTERLDELRAGPLKIRFWVCGRFEVRDGQIVVWRDYFDFFDCTKGFARAVVGVVVPSLNRSIHGVG, from the coding sequence ATGACCTCACAGAATCCTGCTGACCTGGTCCGACACTTCCTCACTGCGCTCGCCCGCGGCGACGTCGACTCCGCGCTCGCCGACGTCCACGACGAGATCGTGTACACGAACGTCTCTCTGCCGACGGTGCGTGGGATGCGCCGCTTCGCGCCGGTGATGCGGAAACTCAACTCGCCTGGAATCGGTTTCGACGTCGAATTCCTGTCCGTCGCGGCCGACGACGCCGTTGTCCTCACCGAGCGGTTGGACGAACTGCGGGCGGGGCCGTTGAAGATCCGGTTCTGGGTGTGCGGTCGATTCGAGGTGCGTGACGGTCAGATCGTCGTCTGGCGCGACTACTTCGACTTCTTCGACTGCACCAAGGGCTTCGCCCGCGCCGTCGTCGGCGTCGTCGTTCCGAGCCTCAACCGCTCGATCCACGGCGTCGGCTGA